The following are encoded in a window of uncultured Ilyobacter sp. genomic DNA:
- the rpsP gene encoding 30S ribosomal protein S16 produces the protein MLKLRLTRMGRAKRPTYRIAAMEALTKRDGKAVAYLGNYFPLEDSKVVLKEEEIIKYLTNGAQPTRTVKSILVKAGVWAKFEESKKK, from the coding sequence ATGTTAAAATTAAGACTGACTAGAATGGGAAGAGCTAAGAGACCTACTTACAGAATAGCTGCGATGGAAGCTTTAACAAAAAGAGACGGTAAAGCAGTAGCATACCTTGGAAACTATTTTCCATTAGAGGATTCTAAAGTAGTACTAAAAGAGGAAGAAATTATTAAGTACCTTACAAATGGTGCTCAGCCAACAAGAACAGTAAAAAGCATACTTGTAAAAGCAGGAGTATGGGCTAAATTCGAAGAATCTAAGAAAAAATAA
- a CDS encoding co-chaperone GroES produces MKIRPIGERVLVRPIKMEEKTASGLIIPGAADKEKPNLGIVEEVGSGEKLQDVKNGDKIVYAKFSGTEIKDGSEKYLILNIEDVLAVVEQG; encoded by the coding sequence ATGAAAATAAGACCTATAGGGGAAAGAGTATTAGTGAGACCTATAAAAATGGAAGAAAAGACAGCAAGCGGACTCATTATTCCCGGAGCAGCAGATAAAGAAAAACCTAATCTGGGAATAGTGGAAGAAGTGGGCTCAGGTGAAAAACTTCAAGATGTAAAAAATGGAGATAAAATAGTATATGCTAAGTTCTCTGGGACAGAGATAAAGGACGGGTCTGAAAAATACCTTATCCTGAATATAGAAGACGTTCTAGCAGTTGTAGAGCAAGGATAA
- the groL gene encoding chaperonin GroEL (60 kDa chaperone family; promotes refolding of misfolded polypeptides especially under stressful conditions; forms two stacked rings of heptamers to form a barrel-shaped 14mer; ends can be capped by GroES; misfolded proteins enter the barrel where they are refolded when GroES binds): protein MAKILKFNEEGRKKLEAGVNTLADAVKITLGPRGRNVVLEKSFGAPLITNDGVSIAKEIELEDPFENVGAQLIKEVATKANDVAGDGTTTATVLAQAMVKEGLKMVSAGANPMFIKKGMEKAVKEAVKHLKERAKKIQDNEEIAQVASISASDEEIGALIAEAMQKVGETGVITVEEAKSFETTLEVVEGMQFDKGYVSPYMATDPERMEGNLENPYILITDRKISNMKEILPILEATIQESKPLLIISEDLEGEALATLVVNKLRGTLNVIAVKAPAFGDRRKSMLEDIAVLTGGEVISEEKAMKLEDVQLYNLGRAKRVKVTKDNTVIVDGLGSQHDIDARINQIKIQIEDSTSDYDKEKLQERLAKLSGGVAVIRVGAVTETEMKEKKLRIEDALNATRAAVEEGIVPGGGTIMIEVVKAMENFTLEGEEGIGVEIVKKALMAPLRQIAENAGLDSGVVLEKVKSLPEGYGFNAAKEEYVNMLEAGIIDPAKVTRSAIQNAGSVSALILTTEVVIVEKKEAKDNMQNPGMMPGMI, encoded by the coding sequence ATGGCTAAGATACTTAAATTTAATGAAGAAGGAAGAAAAAAACTCGAGGCAGGTGTAAATACTCTTGCAGATGCAGTGAAGATAACATTGGGTCCTAGAGGAAGAAATGTTGTGCTTGAAAAGTCCTTTGGAGCTCCTCTTATAACAAATGATGGAGTATCAATTGCTAAGGAGATAGAATTAGAGGATCCTTTTGAAAATGTAGGAGCTCAGTTAATAAAAGAGGTTGCAACCAAAGCCAACGATGTGGCTGGAGATGGAACAACCACAGCAACTGTACTTGCTCAGGCCATGGTAAAAGAGGGTCTAAAGATGGTAAGTGCAGGTGCAAATCCTATGTTTATCAAAAAAGGTATGGAAAAAGCTGTTAAAGAAGCGGTGAAACACCTTAAGGAGAGGGCTAAAAAGATACAGGATAATGAAGAGATAGCTCAGGTGGCATCTATATCGGCCTCAGACGAAGAGATCGGGGCTCTCATAGCAGAGGCTATGCAAAAGGTTGGAGAGACAGGCGTAATAACGGTAGAAGAAGCCAAGTCTTTTGAAACAACCCTTGAAGTTGTAGAGGGAATGCAGTTTGATAAGGGGTATGTATCTCCTTATATGGCTACTGATCCAGAAAGAATGGAAGGAAATCTTGAAAATCCATATATTCTCATTACAGACAGAAAGATCTCAAACATGAAAGAGATACTGCCAATCTTGGAAGCTACTATACAGGAATCTAAACCTCTTCTCATAATATCAGAAGATCTAGAGGGAGAAGCACTGGCTACCCTTGTTGTAAATAAGCTGAGAGGAACTCTGAATGTCATTGCTGTAAAGGCACCGGCCTTTGGTGACAGAAGAAAATCCATGTTAGAGGACATAGCTGTACTGACTGGTGGAGAGGTAATCTCTGAAGAAAAGGCTATGAAGCTCGAGGATGTACAACTGTATAATCTTGGAAGAGCAAAAAGAGTGAAGGTAACAAAGGACAACACAGTTATAGTAGATGGACTCGGATCACAACATGACATAGATGCAAGGATAAATCAGATAAAGATCCAAATAGAGGACTCTACATCTGATTATGATAAGGAAAAACTTCAGGAAAGACTGGCAAAACTTTCAGGCGGGGTGGCTGTAATAAGAGTAGGAGCAGTAACAGAAACTGAAATGAAAGAAAAGAAACTCAGAATAGAAGATGCCCTGAATGCGACAAGAGCAGCTGTAGAAGAAGGAATAGTTCCAGGTGGAGGAACTATAATGATAGAGGTAGTTAAAGCTATGGAAAATTTCACCCTAGAAGGAGAGGAGGGAATAGGAGTAGAAATAGTAAAAAAAGCTCTTATGGCTCCTCTCAGGCAGATAGCGGAAAATGCAGGGCTTGACTCAGGAGTTGTACTAGAAAAAGTAAAATCTCTTCCAGAAGGCTACGGATTCAATGCTGCTAAAGAGGAGTACGTGAATATGTTGGAAGCTGGAATAATAGACCCGGCTAAAGTAACAAGATCGGCAATACAGAACGCAGGATCTGTATCTGCATTGATCCTGACAACAGAAGTGGTAATAGTTGAGAAAAAAGAAGCTAAGGATAACATGCAAAATCCAGGGATGATGCCTGGCATGATTTAA